In Aricia agestis chromosome 5, ilAriAges1.1, whole genome shotgun sequence, the genomic stretch AAGCAAAGCCGACTTTATCCTCAAAACGCCTAATGCTCGAGGTTTAGGGGCAATTTCACCAAAgtaatggaacgcgttcaatgcaCACTGAATCGGtgcaaaacgtataaacgcgattataatatcgaattgcatttcaccaacataaactgAACGCTTTCacggaaaaaaaaagttttattttctgAACGCCCAATGTCCGAAGTTCAGCCCTGTCAGTGTAGTGTAATGGCGGAACGAAAGACATAGTTAAAAGAAATATCAAAATTGCAGTTTTGAAACATGCTTTTGGTTAGTTTATGCATTGTTTCTTcctattttgttgttaaattaacgtgaCAAGGCTCCAAAGTgatgaaaacattaaaaataatcgcgtgacgtcacgtaaacttagatttattaatcgcgatcaaaagaaatTTGTGAGATACATTTGAAAcagaacgagatttacgtcgcctCGTGAACACgttcaatgagaactaagttttataaaacgaagttttgaGTGTGCTTGGTGAAATTGCACCTTAATAACTCCTACCTTATAACCTGCGTTTAAGTCCTGTCAGTATAGTGTCATGGcgaaactaactaactaactaacacatgatgaaaaaaatatcaagatgacagttttgacaaatcGTTTGTTTAGTTTATGTGTCGTTTCTTGCTATATTGTTGTTATATTAACGTGACAAGGCTAGAAAATGTTAAAACATGTAAaatcatcgcgtgacgtcacgtaagcatcgattttttaaatcgaGATTAAGAAGAAGAATGTGAAATACATGTGAAcgaaaacgagatttacgtcgccgcgtgaacgcgttcaatgagaactaagttttaatAAGTGAGAATGGTGAAATCCCCCCTTAGGCGGTACGGTCCAACTGACATAActcataagttataataatataataataatatctatagacgctcacaccacgtcagtctggccctgtgctaagtacctactatATGCATGGAATTTGGAAATTCAAAAGGAGACCTTTTCGTTGAGTAATGATTTGgtgtcacttaaaaactacAAGTTTCACTCCAATCTATTAAAGTTACGATATTATCAAATTACTCATAAAATCAGcgtaaaacagtaaaaaataatgcGTAAGGAAATAGATTGTAATAAGATATGGTCTGATAAACACTTGCGATGTAGCATTATCTATATTTTCTATAGTAACTTGCGATAATCCGTTCAGGGTTAGCCTTTACTGTGATATCATGATTTTTAGGGAATTTACCCTGGTCTGGTCTCAAAGAAGcattctatttatttttatcatgatAACGCATGCCTAAAGAAATGTTTATCggttaatctttaatgaaacaaaagaaaacgttttggaagtgaaaaaaaagaattagcggcGTTATGATTTTTCGGGACGTATTAAAATTTTCAACTTGCACACAATTTGACACAAAGCTGTCCACGTGACTTGATGGAAATTCTGTAGTCAAGTATGCATGTTGATTCGTTAACTTTTTTGCCAGCACTGTCTAAGTATAATCATTGTTTTAATGTTGTATAAAATGTCGCATATCACGTCTTGATTTGCAAATAGGTAGTCTTTAAATCTTCGAATCTTTGGCAGAAAAATCCCTGCCATCAATATGCTGATACAGTTTCGATGTCTAATAAACATTTAAGCCGCATACTTTGTAAGATTTTTAGATTTGAGAGCAAATATAATTTCATCTGGGAACTAAAGTTGATGCAGAATTTTCAGCTGAGTGGTGTTGTAATCGTTTTTCCTTTTCGATAACACGTAACTTGAAGCGAGCCCTAACGAACTGTTTACAAATGGGTTTCCCACGCGGagggaaaaactaaaaattgGACTACGAGATTGCTTTCGtaataaacaaacatttttgcATCATATTTACACAGTAAAACATGTACGTCAGGTTTACTAAGTGTTTGTTGTAGGTATGTTATGTTTAGAAGTATGATATTTTGAATGTAATTAAAcaccaaaataattattattacaaaattacgatatcatagtataataatacctAAGTATATTAAAAGCTAAAAAAATGTATCGACTCAAAATATGTTGAAGTCTTTTCAGATCACAATTAGGGTGAATTTCTGCGGAATTTCTGCCGCGGCTCTATGctctaatatattttcatacaaatcgtgactcacaaaattacgcagaacttttgtatgaaactgaatgcagcagaattctgccgaaccgaaattctgcgactcacaactcacaaattacgctcgtttggcttcaccctaaagcATAATATCAGTAACACCATAacacattaaatatattttatgtataaacatttttttgtaatttcgttgttttttttttcatagctTACAGTACCATTCGCCCAAAACGCGGTGACGCCGATCTCGCTGCCGGCCGCCAGCCACAACCCCGCCGACTTCACGCTCTGCACAGTCACCGGATGGGGAGGAGTCAACTCCACAACCACCGTAAGTCAATCCATACCCagtaggtaacagacagacacactttcgtatttataatattaagtataatattataaattcgaaagtgtgtctgtctgttacctcttcacgccaaaaccgctaaaccgatttagctggGTATGAAGATAGGTACTTTGTgttccgggaaaagacatacgATTTTCTCTTTATCCcgttaaaataatatacggttccccgcgacaaacgaattttggcacagtaaagttgcgggcgtcatattctAGTAATGACATAATAGGGATAAGTACATTTTGCCACAGAATGAAAGTAGAAAGATTTTGTGCAGTATAAActgtttaaaaacaaaaaacttgagaggtgtcaagggacacccgaatggaacgaagttatttcttatgttcaaaaaacctgtatacataaaacaaaaaaatgccatctattggcgcccaggaatactaacaacgcgtcgctgtttatttaaaaaaaaacgccatctagttaacgcacaggaatacttactatcaacgccctctgcccttaacatgcaggtactaataaaagtgtccaggtcaaatcaaggtcaaatatcgttctgtctagccttcagatttacgccgaacgcacgataaggaacttcgttccaataataaGGAGCTTTACATTTTATACCGCGTAGACTAGAGtaaaatagttaaatattacataatattattggtttttGATAAGAGCTGATAAAAAAGATTTGAAAGATGCATAAAATTCAACATGATCAACAAACAAAATCATTATTATACTCTCTAGATATTTTATAGAGTTATTTTATAAAGCGTTAAAATATATACCCGAAGGCGACGAAAGCAATATTTATACAGTTCCAATAAACTGTTGAAATAAAGCATCGGAATCAACCGGCTTAGCAAaacggaaatttaaaaattaccttCACTATTCGCAAATAATATTCAAAGGCGTCAGGCTTCCAGGGgatttgtaaatataaaatctgtcaaTATTGTGAAAAGTATGAACAGAACGAAATTCAAGAGCTGAAAATATCAGGTTACTCGTCCgtaatgtataattttatatatttattacatttccTTTTAGAAATATGATCACGTTTACTCCGTacagatattattttaatgaagctTTAAAATTCAATGTTTGTGATTTAAGGTTTGTGTTTGTTACAATAAATGATATGAAATATAGGCCATCTGAAAGCGTAGGAAAGCGTATATTAAGTAATTGAATAATTAAGATAAAATTCGTGGTATCATAACCATACGATGGTATTTTTGCTAATAAGTAGATTCAAAAAGCTATACGCCATTTTGCGTCAAATGTGTCATATTACGAGGCTTCTGGCTTGGGTGTTTCACGTTATATGGGCAAGGACACTCTTGGCAGAACGAGTTTATGTATAGATGACATATCATGTCATCAATAGAACctagcatatttttattttatttttactatttcgttaacattataatattattatgatgcttaattcatattgactattgttaaaatattatgcttattcAGCAGTTAGCACACGTCGATATTGGAAACGCCACGTAAATGAAGCATACAGCGTGCATGGTTGAGCGCCACTGGACCGGCCAGACATTTTAAAATTCCGCGCTGTATGTGAAAACACAAGCAGAGCTTGAATGTAATGTCATTGTTGAATTTTGAAATACTTTTACTTTGTCTAAAGGTTACATTTACAAGGACGGTGCATACAGCAAAATGATACAGTTctgtagagttttttttttatgtaataaggtggcaaacgagcaaacgggtcacctgatggaaagcaatttccgtcgcccatggacactggcagcatcagaagagctgcaggtgcgttgccggccttttaagagggaatagggtaataggggagggtagggatgggaagggaataggggagggtagggaagggaatagggtaggggattgggcctccggtaaactcactcactcggcgaaacacagcgcaagcactgtttcacgccggttttctgtgaaaacgtggtatttcgccgatcgagccggcccattcgtgccaaagcatggctctcccacgtataaagttacttatttagtGTGATTGCGATCTCTCTATACTAAgtcatcgcatcgcaaatatctgcgacaaaattcataataaaaaatgacaatgatgggatgggatgcgaattcgcagttatgtatCTATGGGAGCCCTTACTGGTGAAATAATAGccctatacatataatattatgtttaatcgTAATTTTAACGTTTTATCATAGGGGTAGCCGTTTTAGAGcatccgtggcctaatgggtcgACCTGTGGTTCGCActcgtagagggtgcaggttcgatcccgggtggaggcgtacGTACCAacgagacattttctgatctcacatagtacataatacggacgctcctACGGAGAAGGAAaatatcgtgaggaaacccgcacatagttggtcccggacgtattgactagttcttacctctggactaggccgactatgatgcgagaatgccgtatgcgttTGGGcaaaccatacggacatttaaaaatcttgtcccaggcactacagtatttgaggagtggttacttcgctctgaaaatattgaataaatCATCCACAGCGGATGTTAAGGCCTAGCTAGCCATTTGATTAAATATGACCTTCCATGATTATCACATAAATCTCATAATGTAACTCAAGAATACCCTGTAAGAGCCTTCACCGCGCTAGCATTGGCATTGGTCATGCCGAATCTGTAGCTTGGAATTGGTTATGCCAAATCTGCAAGTTATTTGCCATTAAACTATCTGTATCACCACACAAGTAACGCAAAATCACAGGGCTTTCGCTGCGTTTTGCGTGTGCCCGGCGCGGTTGCCCGCCCGCGCCGTGCGCTCGCCATAAGTCGtcgtgcgacggctgacccgcctcaacgcagcgctgctctatgggacgacatgaaacaagcacgcctcgcggcCGGGTGGCGCGCGTTTAACGCAGAGATCGCCCTTAGGCTACTATTAGGCTGATTTTATTGttaagcgtttcgcagcgccgttggagcgcgcgcgttctaagatgtaacgaacatacgggcgaacggcgctgctcaagcgcgcgacttagaaacgcaactactacccccatacatcttcgaacgcgcggcgctccaacggcgctgccgaaacgcttaactataaaaccagccttactcatacggtgaaggaaaacatcgtgaggaaacctgcACATGGTTGATGTTTTGACCTactcattcctctggactaggccgactacgGCAACCATAgacggacatttaaaatcttgtcgcAGGCACTACAGTATATTTTGAAGAATGGTTAGATACTTCGCCCTGAAAATACTGTATCAATCATCCACAAGGGATGCAAAGGCCTCTTTTTTGCTATTTCTCAGCTAATCTAAACATTCCTCAAACGTCTTTCCAGGGAAACACAGAGCTGATGTACGCTACGAAATACATCTACAACCAGGACCTGTGCGCCTCCCTGTACAACCCCGTGGCCGGCGCCCTTAACATCCTGCCCAGTATGGTGTGCGCCGTCTCCTACGATACCATGTCGTCTGGGTGTGCTGTAAGTATACATAACACTATCTATACTCATTTCTATctcggaaaagtgtacggttccctcaCGATAAATAAGTTTtcgcgcaacgtagttgcgagCTTCATAAAGCGTATGCTTTTATGAACAAGAACAGCATTCGTTTTTAAAGTCCCTACGCCTACGAGTACTTTACAAGTCTACTTAATATCTAGgctatttattattgtttagtcATTCGTGTTTATTGGTTTTAAGAAGCTTGAAGTATGTCGTATGATATTAGCAATAattcgaaatttttaatttaaattaatattaattcaattattcttggtgcgaaaaacaatacaaagatagcaaaaaaaggatatgggcgcagAGACCATAGACGGtcccaaattaaataaataaaaaaaacttaaattatatCGCAATTGAACATACGCATTCACACAAAATGGCCTTTATTCTTTTATACTGAAATCTTCTGATTTGTGTGCTCTACTGGGCTAGTGACGGCTAACGCTACGCTATCACCACGCGTCTTATGCTACATAGTCCGCCAAGTATTTAATAATAGATGTACAGAATATACCTTTAAACGAGTCTCTTAATCCTCGCTTTCCCCAGGGGAGTAGCGCAAGGGTATACAAGATTTAGTTTAACACaatgattttgacataaaaaaaatcagagttcttacaaggtgtaacaaaactgagtgataatcacgtgataatactttagggtgtgcatgtaTCCCTTATACTCACTGTgaaaaagagcaattttttttttgtaattcgtatgggcaagcacccctTCGTCATGAACGTTTCCATAttaaggtgaaaaaagttactctttcagtgctgattctttcacagcgaactctatataggggacccatacagACCCTAAAGCATAGTTTCTCAACCTTATTTTGCTCATCGCCCACTTTGAggatatgtttttttctagagCCCCATCTCAATTTCACCTACCATCTGTGGCGAATTTGAAACAGCTATTGCCATTTGATCCGTTGCTCGTCCTGCCATAATACGTGCACACGTGATAAAAAAGATTACCTAcctattaacaaaaataaaacgatattaatttttattttactttagtaCGTGATTAGCGTGTATTATTTTGCCTTTttagactatattttttaatctacccACGCCCCATCTGCGCCATCTCAATGCTCCCTAATTTTCTCTGGATATTCTACTGCCCCCCCGAAAGTCTCAAAgcgggcgttatcgcccacgttgagaacctatgccctaaagtattatcacttagttttgttacaccccgtatacctacaaagtacaaacacaTTTATTACTTCCAATTGCCTTCTCCACAAACACGTTTATTAATTCCAATTGCCTATTCACTGCGTTACAGTATCTAACATTACACCAGCGTTGAAATCGATAGGCCATTAGCAAGTGCTTGAGCGGTTATCATTTCGCTGCTAATGCGAGTTCTAATGTGAAATTTCACCACTCGACTATGCAGTGGCGAGGCATAATGCGTCAAATTACATTCTGTATCGCAATATTATCACTGTTTCTATCGTTAATGACTTACTTTGCATGGAAAGTATTGTTTCCTATGTAAATCGCTTGGGTTATAATAATACCTTGACGTTCTTTTTCTCATATGACTTTATTTTTCAAAGTAAAAtacgacaataattattgttactatCAAATATCAATCTACCTAATCcgcataaaagttaaaattagtaGCAAATTATTCGGTATAGTTTTTtggataaaatattgcttataatttagggcccggatttatatgtaaatattatcatCGACATAAGAAGCTATATAGACACGAAATGACCAAGAAAAACGCCTGCCTTCAGATAACtaaaaatggcggattttactagagatgtcactgaataaaaaaaatatatcgatatcgatatttttcCAAATAATAGTAAAGGCAAAGACCTAATAGGTCTTTGAATTCAAAATTTGTGGACCAATATGATACCTACTGCTAGAATGGTAACTACATAgaccacaaaaacaaaagtgAGAGATCACAATATGGGTCCATCTTCTAACTAAATATCTTTCTTTTCAGGGTGACGATGGAAACCCTCTAGTATGTAATGGCGTGTTCACCGGTCTCCTGTCCCTGTCTGACGGATGCCGCTCATCATCATACCCTGAGGTCTACACGAGAGTCTCCAACTACACCACATGGATCAGAACCATATCGGGATCACCGTCTTTGTACAGCTCTGGAATATTCATTGCCATCGCGCTTTTGTTTGCCGCGCAAGCATCTATGTTTTCATAGATCTAAAAATTAGtatttttaagatattgcataacttttatcgcggactttgaacgcggtgaccgaatcaagaaattccgtaacgaaaaaacctaacccCCCCCCCTTtccccccactccgaccggcacagcggtgcagcattgccagacttcggcacggtgtttgtgtgcgtgtgactagATGTACGAacattataattgcataagttgacaaaaaatgctatgcaatatctttaccgcggcagttcccgagtgccacatgtatttttttaatattttataagtagatttataatttaatgcaggtaataaaatataataggtaataaaataaaatataactttgttttttattacatttcatATTTTCAGTGTCCATTATTCACTTcaagtctacgaataataaaaaaccaGTTCAAGTGTGGTTTGTGTAGTAGACTTAAAATACTTTATCAATCATCCTCAAAGGATGATGATCATCCACAAGAGCTCGCTTCGTCTTTTCTtcaaagtttaattaaatttataatttagtcTAGCATAATATTTGAGTAAAGTCCAAAAATTAATATACCCTTTACCTGGACTTTCTTCCCCATAGGCTTGCTGGAATTTTCACTACAGACTCGGCGTGTTTACACAATGGGAGGATAATGGCACTTTAAATTAAACCTACAAGGAAGCTCTAAGAGCTAAAGCGTGTCTTTGGCAAATTTAATAAAGGTTTAGATggaatatttaaagtattttgtattccgagttttttttaatgacaaagATATTGAAGAGGAtggaaaaataaatgtattttttccTATCCATCAAATAATGAATTTATAAAAAGAGTAATATTTCAATGGTGTTTTAACACAATAGGTATCGACTTAACGAGTTATTTACAAAAGAGGAATTTGAAAGTTCACTTCTTAATTTGAGTAGGTAacggtaatacataatattatgtttttttatagttttgtatacttaaaatgttataaatgcgaaagcgttcCTCCCCTCTGTCTTCTttctgtctgtgacctctttAATCCTAAACCTGTGTTAGGAATGTACTTTAATTCTCAGAAAAAGTAGTGATGACTTAAACAAAATCAAGACAGCCTTGGTTTTGGTATTTCTAGATagagacataggatagttttattccTGAAAATAGTACTTTTACTGATAACTAAATTATTTCCACGCAACCATGTTACTTAAAACATTTACTCTTTGATTATTACATTCAACTAAAATATCAGTTCTGAGGGAAACTCCTTAAAATGTAACATTTTGGGGGCATTAATCGGGCGAAGTTCGTGAACCAATCAAGCAATCAACGCCTTTATAAGGGACTTATAATTATTTCGCATTACAAAGTAAAAGGTGTTATAAATTTTGAGCGCGTTCATTAGAACGCTCCTACCTAAAGACACACGGTGGAATTTCTTAATAAGATTTACTTAATTTATCACCTCCTCTATAAATTCATTAGGAATCTTAGGCTTAAGTCATCCACCGGCAATTATAAAGGGACCGAAGTTAATCCTATTACGTTTTATGACCTCTTCACATCGCGCTTTCATATAGTAGCAGTATGTAAGTACTATGTATAATCACGTACATTATGTTATGAGAAATTGATCACGGCAGACCTATGTAAGGTTCATATCAGGGTTAGTCGTGATAGTTGACTGGGCTTCATAAAACCTGACTAAAGttcgtaggtccgtcatctgctaCATGAATCAAGTCATACGATGCTACCTACTTCTTCTTGGTGGTTAATATCTCGCACTCTGTTTCTAATACTCGTATTATGTAGTTTGTTTGTTAATAAATCTTACTCATTTATCTCTTTAGGAAAACAATTTAGTTACAAGAGGTGCATATAAATCCATCTCCAAAAGGCAAAATGCCTAATAATATTCTCATCGCATTCAAATATCACAACAAAAGAATTCTTACTaagaaaatatcgttatttttCAGTAGTTATTGTAATTCACTATCAAAAGACAAAACGAGTATAATCCAGTCAGAAGCTTTATCAAACACTATTTACGAAAGAATACAAAAGATTCCAACGCCCGAGGTTTTGTAGATGAATTCATAAAAACTGGGCGAGTCGGTGAAAAATGATTTGTCTGCGTCAGCACCGCGCAACTGTTCGATTCTAAAATATTTAGCAAAATATTAACCGTTTATATAGTATACAAAGCATGTTATATGAATGAagctactagatgatgcccgcgactccgttgcaccaaaatacgttaaggcgacgccttgataataaTTAGGCTGTAGCGAAAtcaatttttctcagcaatgactaaagctaagaaataagagttcattgtcagtattcatcatgtatttgtctttgaattacccatagcataacacgattggttaacttttataacacagaataatcaatcaaaaatacctctgtcaaaaaagggattcctattttggggaggagaggagagtgatttaagcttccaaaatttgtacatagattggttcaagcatacactttaatttgcctatagcttatatgaaatgtatttatggtttttaaattgcgcgacaaaaacaattttttaaccattgcttgttttcaaacaaacaagcaatctaaaacatatccaagacggttttttactttaacgtggCATCACCTTAATCGCGCGAGAACTGCACATTTTTGCggtataaaaactatcctttgtcctttcccgggattcaaagtacctCCATGTCTTTTACCAAAATCAGTTCGGCGGTTTCAGCGTGAAAAGGTAATTGACTGATAAACAGACATACTGATACCTATAAcataaactttcgcatttataatcgtAGTAAGAAtacataaatgaaaaataaagaaaaagtaAATCATCATCAAATTATGAACTTAACGCTCTGAAAAGTGTTTATTCACTTTTTAGCTTCAAAATATCAGCTCAAAGTATTATGACATGACTAATACTGCACTCtatctataaaattatttaataaaggaATGGCGAGTGCACCTATCGTGGAATAAGAT encodes the following:
- the LOC121727258 gene encoding trypsin 3A1-like, with protein sequence MKAVIGIILGCFCASVVSQSRISNGDLAATGQFPYAVSLQLTGNQQSTTRGHRCGGALISLQHVLTTASCLFDFAAGGQYVLINPSQYRIFSGATLLTNDTSADRVRAIQNFTIHPDYTGTPALLNNIAIITLTVPFAQNAVTPISLPAASHNPADFTLCTVTGWGGVNSTTTGNTELMYATKYIYNQDLCASLYNPVAGALNILPSMVCAVSYDTMSSGCAGDDGNPLVCNGVFTGLLSLSDGCRSSSYPEVYTRVSNYTTWIRTISGSPSLYSSGIFIAIALLFAAQASMFS